The following coding sequences are from one Luteolibacter yonseiensis window:
- the purU gene encoding formyltetrahydrofolate deformylase codes for MSRSGLILKLSCHDQPGIVAKIANYVAGHRGNLIEFAQFSDQLGGKFFARLEIVTTDLDVDVQDFIDGFGTLGRSLQADWHFRKLPYRMKTAVLVTKTDHCLNEILWRAELDELPIEITSIIGNRPNCRAIAERAGIPFHEIPMDGDQRLPGFAEIRKLVEAQDVELIVLARFMQILPDDFCRDFSGKIINIHHSFLPAFIGANPYKQAYERGVKLIGATCHYVTADLDAGPIIEQEVDRVQHFHTPNDLVRLGRHCERIALAKGIRFHVHDRTIIDGHRAIVFPD; via the coding sequence ATGTCCCGCTCAGGATTGATCCTCAAACTCAGTTGCCACGACCAGCCCGGCATCGTCGCGAAAATCGCGAACTATGTCGCCGGCCACCGGGGGAATCTCATCGAATTCGCCCAGTTCTCCGACCAGCTCGGAGGAAAATTCTTCGCCCGGCTTGAGATCGTCACCACGGATCTGGATGTCGACGTGCAGGATTTCATTGACGGCTTCGGCACGCTCGGCCGCTCGCTCCAGGCGGACTGGCATTTCCGCAAGCTCCCCTACCGCATGAAAACCGCGGTGCTCGTCACCAAGACGGACCACTGCCTCAACGAAATCCTCTGGCGCGCCGAACTGGACGAACTCCCTATCGAGATCACCTCCATCATCGGCAACCGCCCGAACTGCCGCGCTATCGCCGAACGCGCGGGCATCCCTTTCCACGAGATCCCGATGGACGGCGACCAGCGCCTGCCCGGCTTCGCGGAAATCCGCAAGCTCGTCGAAGCCCAGGACGTCGAACTCATCGTGCTCGCCCGCTTCATGCAGATCCTTCCGGACGATTTCTGCCGGGACTTCAGCGGGAAGATCATCAACATCCACCACAGCTTCCTCCCCGCCTTCATCGGCGCGAACCCATACAAGCAGGCTTACGAGCGCGGAGTGAAACTCATCGGAGCCACCTGCCACTACGTCACCGCGGACCTCGACGCCGGCCCGATCATCGAGCAGGAGGTCGACCGCGTGCAGCACTTCCACACCCCGAACGATCTCGTCCGCCTCGGCCGCCACTGCGAGCGCATCGCCCTCGCCAAAGGCATCCGCTTCCACGTCCACGACCGCACCATCATCGACGGCCACCGCGCCATCGTTTTTCCGGATTAA
- a CDS encoding AI-2E family transporter, protein MRYPTEFQQKTLWNAATGVSILVLGALIVALVWLLGYVFGFLQPVLIPLIVAGIIAYVLDPVVRLLEKRGMSRLWSVVSLFVGILIAITLLVAAVLPGIQRSHGALREFMAKSTMAPVSTTAEVPANADLAATDDSRHLAPALTRSLNTLRRENADGPVGWLLTETDDLGNPREPARPVDQALTLDDFAHTRGGRMLVENLDVIFNTGKTWLTAGSSKVLGFLGLMLGMIMVPVYLFFFLKESAAIRTHWHDYVPLKASRFKTSLVDTLQEINGYLVSFFRGQVLVAAIDGMLVGIALTIFGLPYGLLIGVFMALLGVIPYIGNILCLIPACIIGYLHAQSTSPFGMGPWAYVGCVVAIFVIVQQINSLVTAPKIVGDSVGLHPLTVIFSMLFWSLVLGGFVGALLAVPLTAAVKVLFRRFIWERKLKEGAGAEAVPTAAEI, encoded by the coding sequence ATGCGCTACCCGACCGAATTTCAACAAAAAACTCTCTGGAACGCCGCCACCGGGGTTTCCATCCTGGTGCTGGGTGCCTTGATTGTCGCGCTCGTCTGGCTTTTGGGCTATGTCTTCGGTTTTCTCCAACCGGTGCTCATCCCGCTGATTGTCGCGGGAATCATCGCCTATGTGCTGGATCCGGTGGTGAGGCTGCTGGAAAAAAGGGGCATGAGCCGGCTGTGGTCGGTGGTTTCCCTGTTTGTGGGAATACTGATCGCCATCACCCTGCTCGTGGCCGCCGTCCTGCCCGGCATCCAGAGGAGTCACGGGGCGTTGCGTGAATTCATGGCGAAGAGTACGATGGCCCCGGTTTCCACGACAGCGGAAGTGCCGGCGAACGCGGATCTTGCCGCCACGGACGATTCCCGACATCTCGCTCCCGCCCTCACGCGCTCGCTGAACACTCTCCGCAGGGAGAACGCGGATGGCCCCGTCGGCTGGCTCCTGACGGAAACGGACGATCTGGGCAATCCACGGGAACCCGCGAGGCCTGTGGACCAGGCGCTGACGTTGGATGACTTCGCCCACACCCGCGGCGGCCGCATGCTGGTCGAAAACCTGGATGTGATCTTCAATACCGGAAAGACCTGGCTGACGGCGGGATCCAGCAAGGTCCTGGGTTTTCTCGGGCTGATGCTCGGCATGATCATGGTGCCGGTTTACCTGTTTTTCTTCCTCAAGGAGTCCGCGGCCATCCGCACGCACTGGCATGATTATGTGCCTCTCAAGGCGTCCCGCTTCAAGACATCGCTGGTGGACACGTTGCAGGAAATCAATGGTTACCTGGTATCCTTCTTCCGTGGGCAGGTTCTGGTCGCCGCCATCGACGGCATGCTGGTGGGCATCGCGCTGACGATTTTCGGACTGCCCTATGGATTGCTGATCGGGGTGTTCATGGCCCTCCTGGGGGTGATTCCTTACATTGGCAACATCCTCTGCCTGATCCCCGCCTGCATCATCGGCTATCTGCACGCACAGAGCACGTCTCCTTTCGGCATGGGGCCGTGGGCATATGTCGGCTGCGTGGTGGCGATCTTTGTCATCGTGCAACAGATCAACTCGCTGGTCACCGCACCGAAAATCGTAGGTGATTCGGTCGGATTGCATCCGCTTACGGTGATCTTCTCCATGCTTTTCTGGTCGCTGGTGCTCGGCGGTTTTGTCGGGGCGCTTCTGGCGGTGCCCCTCACCGCGGCGGTCAAGGTGCTGTTCCGCCGATTCATCTGGGAGCGCAAGCTGAAAGAGGGAGCGGGTGCCGAGGCGGTCCCCACCGCGGCGGAAATTTGA
- the nusB gene encoding transcription antitermination factor NusB — MPSRRHIREAVVQFLYCADLEGGANPAELRGPFWDFVTESDRRSLQLATFRTVHHLAHGREGRLVEFVERQSVASALLSAYPQAEVLKLELKRVAEMESGWSTLFAKLERLPKDDDDASVAESFSDALEKLFKLDRDLALARLRFLQGIEDFPALRGQLEAVAATIRRLQRISDRLRMVEEPEKFPEQADLARLRDSKEEIIALRKMSDELVDSILVKKESIDETLAAVVENFSPERIDPVDRAILRLGTYEILHAAIPPKVAINEAIELAKRFGTTDSRRFVNGVLDKISKHTAGSSENQEVL; from the coding sequence ATGCCTAGTCGCCGCCATATCCGCGAGGCGGTCGTCCAGTTCCTTTACTGTGCGGATCTTGAAGGAGGAGCGAACCCCGCCGAACTGCGTGGTCCTTTCTGGGACTTCGTGACCGAGTCGGACCGCAGGAGCCTGCAGCTCGCCACCTTCCGCACCGTGCACCACCTCGCCCATGGCCGCGAGGGACGCCTGGTCGAGTTTGTCGAACGCCAGAGCGTCGCCAGCGCCCTGCTTTCCGCCTACCCGCAGGCGGAGGTGCTGAAGCTGGAACTGAAGCGGGTGGCTGAAATGGAATCAGGCTGGAGCACGCTTTTCGCAAAACTGGAACGCCTGCCGAAAGACGATGACGACGCGTCCGTCGCCGAAAGCTTCAGCGACGCACTGGAGAAGCTTTTCAAGCTGGACCGGGACCTCGCCCTGGCACGTCTCCGTTTCCTGCAAGGCATCGAAGACTTCCCCGCCCTGCGCGGACAACTCGAGGCGGTGGCTGCCACGATCCGCCGCCTGCAACGCATCTCCGACCGTCTCCGCATGGTTGAAGAGCCCGAGAAATTTCCCGAACAAGCGGATCTCGCCCGCCTGAGGGACTCGAAGGAGGAGATCATCGCGCTGCGCAAGATGTCCGACGAACTCGTGGATTCGATTCTGGTGAAAAAGGAGTCGATCGACGAGACGCTCGCCGCGGTGGTGGAAAACTTCTCCCCCGAACGGATTGATCCGGTGGACCGGGCCATCCTGAGGCTCGGCACCTACGAAATCCTGCATGCGGCGATTCCGCCGAAAGTCGCCATCAACGAGGCCATCGAGCTGGCCAAACGCTTCGGCACCACGGATTCGCGCAGATTTGTGAACGGGGTCCTGGACAAGATTTCCAAGCACACCGCGGGTTCGTCCGAAAATCAGGAGGTTTTGTAA
- the ribH gene encoding 6,7-dimethyl-8-ribityllumazine synthase, translating to MSSALPPKPRIIGPKVRICIVASKYNEQFTDALVQNAIDELGELVPQGRVDLIRVPGAFEIPVMVASILERDPPACVIALGLIIRGSTEHGDLVASSVTTALQQLAVRSLRPVIHEVLLVEDEKQAYARCIGAQLNRGKEAARAAASMIDIFQELDRSMPRNSSQKMHRNA from the coding sequence ATGTCTTCAGCGTTGCCGCCGAAACCCCGTATCATCGGACCCAAGGTCCGCATCTGCATTGTCGCGTCCAAATACAACGAGCAGTTCACGGACGCGCTGGTGCAGAACGCTATCGATGAGTTGGGAGAACTTGTCCCACAAGGCCGTGTGGACCTGATCCGCGTGCCGGGCGCTTTTGAAATCCCGGTGATGGTCGCCTCGATCCTGGAGCGGGATCCACCGGCCTGCGTGATCGCGCTCGGACTCATCATCCGTGGCTCCACCGAACATGGGGATCTCGTTGCAAGCTCCGTGACGACCGCCCTCCAGCAACTCGCCGTGCGGTCGCTCCGTCCGGTGATTCATGAAGTTTTGCTGGTCGAAGACGAAAAGCAGGCTTACGCACGCTGCATCGGCGCGCAATTGAACCGGGGCAAGGAAGCCGCCCGCGCCGCCGCCTCGATGATTGATATTTTCCAAGAACTTGACCGATCCATGCCGCGAAACTCCAGCCAGAAGATGCACCGCAATGCCTAG
- a CDS encoding NTP transferase domain-containing protein, which yields MKSYHSGCTLIGLPSNGRSSMLPWKTTMTSTLNSDNKPCGLVLAGGRSTRMGVDKAELVHPDGRTLAARCRDLLREAGCDRVVISLRHEQEIPAGLDGEEIVRDPEGSDGGPMAGILSGMRLSPSDDWLVVACDLPRLDVATLVNLVARKTPEEKFLAYRSEFDGLPEPLCALYSHTALPILEQAEADGFRHPRKILMHHGCRLLEPATPRALDNANTPEDWVNATAPDGGAVPEWRAGLHDIWISPGNDFRGRHERGRLEHGIQRLSVVECVAGMGLRGDRYFGYKPDFKGQVTFLSAEVVDAVRKHLSQPDLCSSVFRRNLIVSGVELGEWKDRRFSFQGVEFQGSEECKPCYWMDRVAGPGAEVFLSDHFRGGLRARILTDGILRCSE from the coding sequence ATGAAAAGTTATCACTCGGGATGCACCCTCATCGGCTTGCCCTCCAATGGTCGTTCCTCCATGCTCCCTTGGAAAACCACCATGACAAGCACCCTGAACTCAGACAACAAACCGTGTGGCCTGGTGCTCGCGGGCGGTCGCAGCACGCGCATGGGGGTGGACAAGGCGGAGCTCGTTCATCCGGATGGCCGCACGCTCGCCGCCCGTTGTCGGGATCTGCTGCGCGAGGCGGGGTGTGACCGCGTTGTCATTTCCTTGCGCCATGAACAGGAAATTCCCGCCGGCCTTGATGGCGAGGAGATCGTCCGTGATCCCGAGGGAAGTGACGGCGGGCCGATGGCGGGTATTCTCTCAGGCATGCGCCTGTCGCCGTCAGACGACTGGCTTGTGGTCGCATGCGACCTGCCGAGGCTGGATGTGGCAACGCTGGTAAATCTGGTCGCGCGGAAAACTCCCGAGGAAAAGTTCCTTGCCTACAGGAGTGAATTTGACGGACTGCCCGAACCTCTCTGCGCCCTTTATTCCCATACCGCGTTGCCCATCCTTGAGCAGGCCGAGGCGGATGGGTTCCGCCATCCTCGGAAAATTCTCATGCATCATGGCTGTCGCCTGCTTGAACCGGCCACCCCGCGAGCCCTGGACAACGCGAACACTCCCGAAGACTGGGTGAATGCCACCGCACCCGATGGAGGTGCCGTTCCCGAGTGGAGGGCAGGTTTGCACGACATATGGATTTCCCCTGGCAACGACTTCAGGGGGCGGCATGAGCGGGGCCGTTTGGAGCACGGCATCCAAAGGCTGTCCGTGGTCGAGTGCGTGGCGGGCATGGGTCTGCGGGGAGACCGGTATTTCGGCTACAAACCTGATTTCAAGGGACAGGTGACTTTTTTGTCCGCAGAGGTCGTCGATGCGGTGAGAAAACACCTGTCGCAACCCGATCTGTGCAGTTCGGTATTCCGCCGGAACCTGATTGTAAGCGGGGTGGAGCTCGGGGAATGGAAAGATCGGCGTTTCAGCTTCCAAGGAGTTGAATTTCAAGGAAGCGAGGAGTGCAAGCCGTGTTACTGGATGGACAGGGTGGCGGGCCCGGGTGCCGAGGTTTTCCTTTCCGACCACTTCAGGGGCGGACTGAGGGCGAGGATCCTGACCGATGGAATCTTGCGGTGCTCCGAATAA
- a CDS encoding helix-turn-helix transcriptional regulator gives MIPPTSVPSPSAGPDDDEKSGKTPGDEFLERLDDKLMRVNHRRWMRLKAWGEVLDAAGWCVSLPTVEGGVWLSPNARHDLREGDSPPADRHAGGEVHIWGSRSSGHRPPDPLAALTIREREVFDWLRAGKSDAEISVILGCAVRTVEKHVANLYHKLGVRNRVAAIFNSNQPAS, from the coding sequence GTGATCCCCCCTACCTCTGTCCCGTCTCCCAGCGCCGGCCCTGATGACGATGAAAAAAGCGGAAAAACACCTGGGGATGAGTTTTTGGAGCGGCTGGACGACAAGCTCATGCGGGTGAACCACCGCAGGTGGATGCGTCTGAAAGCGTGGGGCGAGGTCCTTGACGCCGCGGGATGGTGCGTTTCACTACCCACCGTGGAAGGCGGGGTCTGGCTGAGCCCGAATGCCCGGCATGACCTGCGGGAGGGTGACTCTCCGCCGGCCGACAGGCATGCGGGCGGGGAGGTCCACATCTGGGGCAGCCGCTCGTCCGGACACAGGCCGCCGGATCCGCTGGCGGCTCTGACCATCCGCGAGCGCGAGGTTTTCGACTGGCTGCGTGCCGGGAAAAGCGATGCGGAGATTTCGGTGATCCTCGGCTGCGCCGTGCGGACGGTGGAGAAACATGTGGCGAATCTCTATCACAAGCTCGGCGTGAGAAACCGGGTGGCGGCGATTTTCAATTCGAACCAACCGGCTTCCTGA
- a CDS encoding 4-alpha-glucanotransferase, which yields MHTTQPRQAGLLLPAFTPRREGDLGIGDTLALRGWVDWAADHGVAFLQLLPINENGTEESPYSGISSAALDPIYLACEVGEIPGLTEADIARARNQLKAAIQSPLVNYPAVRAAKRSLLELAWSRFKHSEPSLTAEFENFKKLECDWLEDYCLFRHLMEIHGESLTWDQWPEGCRTPQEARKFLSKLRTRDAVGVDHRLDFFAFVQWLCFRQWLALRGHAQARGVKLMGDVPIGISWHSCDVFFNREEFHLDWSGGSPPEGMRQDDPFFQQWGQNWGIPLYRWDHMQANGFQWWRKRIKRLTRIFQMFRLDHILGFYRIYAFPWRPERNHEFIGLGREEAAAITHGRLPHWSLRPDDTMENKAANREDGDARLRAIFDAANGAEVIAEDLGWVPEYVRPHLASLGIAGFRIPHWDCNEHGHPTPGDFFPENTFATYSTHDHDPVNGIWRACQRTIQQHHEQPTEQTGWWVGGCHNTLRILSEFAGIPTAHHSPWPPFTEGIRLRFIKALLSSNSRYAALMVTELFSLDDRFNHPGTTGGENWRYRLPWTLEEIMEDPLLRANGEKFAAIISITRRSP from the coding sequence GTGCACACCACCCAGCCCCGCCAAGCCGGCCTCTTGCTTCCAGCCTTCACTCCCCGCCGGGAGGGGGATCTCGGCATCGGCGACACGCTGGCGCTGCGCGGTTGGGTCGACTGGGCGGCCGATCACGGAGTGGCTTTCCTCCAATTGCTCCCGATCAATGAAAACGGCACCGAAGAAAGCCCATACAGTGGCATTTCCTCCGCGGCTCTGGACCCGATCTATCTGGCGTGCGAGGTTGGCGAAATTCCTGGACTCACGGAAGCCGACATCGCGCGGGCCCGCAACCAGCTCAAGGCGGCGATCCAGTCCCCCTTGGTGAACTACCCTGCGGTCCGCGCGGCGAAACGATCGTTGCTGGAACTCGCGTGGTCGAGATTCAAACATTCGGAACCTTCCCTCACCGCGGAGTTCGAAAACTTCAAGAAACTCGAATGCGACTGGCTGGAGGACTACTGCCTGTTCCGCCATCTGATGGAAATCCACGGCGAATCACTGACGTGGGACCAGTGGCCGGAAGGATGCCGCACGCCTCAGGAAGCCCGGAAATTCCTCTCCAAACTCCGGACACGCGACGCGGTGGGGGTGGACCACCGGTTGGATTTCTTCGCCTTCGTCCAATGGCTGTGCTTCCGGCAATGGCTGGCATTGCGCGGGCACGCGCAGGCGCGCGGGGTGAAGCTCATGGGCGACGTGCCGATCGGCATCAGCTGGCATTCGTGCGATGTGTTTTTCAATCGCGAGGAGTTCCACCTCGACTGGAGCGGAGGCTCGCCGCCGGAAGGGATGCGCCAGGACGATCCGTTTTTCCAACAATGGGGACAGAACTGGGGTATCCCGCTTTATCGCTGGGATCACATGCAGGCCAACGGTTTCCAATGGTGGAGAAAACGCATCAAACGGCTCACGCGGATTTTCCAGATGTTCCGGCTGGATCACATCCTCGGGTTCTACCGGATCTATGCGTTCCCCTGGAGACCGGAGAGAAACCACGAATTCATCGGCCTGGGTCGTGAGGAAGCCGCCGCCATCACCCACGGACGCCTGCCCCACTGGTCGCTCAGGCCGGATGACACCATGGAAAACAAGGCGGCGAACCGGGAGGATGGCGACGCCCGGTTGCGTGCGATTTTCGATGCGGCGAACGGGGCCGAAGTCATCGCGGAAGATCTCGGATGGGTTCCCGAATACGTTCGCCCCCACCTGGCCAGCCTGGGCATCGCCGGGTTCCGCATCCCGCACTGGGACTGCAACGAGCATGGCCATCCCACGCCGGGCGATTTTTTTCCAGAGAATACCTTCGCCACTTATTCCACCCACGATCACGACCCGGTCAACGGCATCTGGCGGGCCTGCCAGCGCACGATCCAGCAGCACCACGAGCAGCCAACCGAGCAGACCGGCTGGTGGGTGGGCGGCTGCCACAACACACTGCGGATTCTCTCCGAATTCGCCGGAATACCCACAGCGCACCATTCACCGTGGCCTCCGTTTACCGAAGGCATCCGCCTGCGGTTCATCAAGGCGCTGCTTTCGTCCAACTCGCGCTATGCGGCCCTGATGGTTACCGAACTCTTCAGCCTTGACGACCGCTTCAACCACCCCGGCACAACCGGCGGCGAAAACTGGCGCTACCGCCTGCCCTGGACGCTTGAGGAAATCATGGAAGACCCCTTGCTCCGCGCGAACGGCGAGAAGTTCGCAGCAATCATCAGCATCACCCGTCGTTCGCCCTGA
- a CDS encoding sensor histidine kinase: MRYFPLIFLLLVLCVSAAEFSTPARVLVRVWQSQDGLPSNVVRSMVQAGDGYIWVATAEGVARFDGFDFELVEPEGDLRRYRLAYSRLFTTRSGGVWAATYQGGLFKVSDGRMKRVLDNLRRPGPPRVMQLVEDADGGIFYKRGQEIGRISDDGAVTVVTPTDGLLQLLAEDLKKQETGGRIVVDGKNPELHDRSGGVWTVGSAGGLAIVKDGEAPISVDLPLRGQAYAVNELMEDSEGNVWVASPINGLVRVRHARVDVLDTNEDQIERAVWALTEDHAGTWWIANRRGGLNRWTTGESEYVQLSSSRSASAIFEDKDFKLWVASRDGSVYRYDDGVFKPQFVKTQVPSKVRSITQDEKGTLWFGGSQGLASYASEKVRRYGREDGVGDMDLTVVQPFPGGKIIAGTASGRILLGDADGFETVAKPEVLKHQWVSGIYPVSKKETWVSTLGSGLYLWNGKKWYCYDADDGLPDSRLTCVLDDGRGCIWLGSLGGIIRAERKQLLAHAADAEAAVQWLRLDHTDGLPSRECIGGYQPAGWLARDGLLWFPTGSGIARVRPDLVKRNTVPPPVYLQSARANGVPHPVVSGPITTEPGRARLEFRFVGLSFSAPEKINYRARLAGLDDSWRELGDQRVAAFEAVPPGKYTFEVMAVNGDGLRSAAPARIAVVIEPRFWETAWFYVSVGALVVFIAVGSGWAAARMRMKSRIQALKIRNAREGERSRIARDLHDDLGASLTEISILAALAAEDAEKTALQPSLDQLSVKAKHVVGSLDEIVWAVNPREDTLRSLVEYIAAFAREFLDIARVPLRTDVVREIPEFPLATPQRHGVFLAAREALNNIVKHSGATEVRLRIGLEEKALEIQIEDNGCGFEPDYAAGGGGNGLGNLKQRMQEAGGNCRIETFRKQGTTVFLTLPLLTPAKPLS; encoded by the coding sequence GTGCGTTACTTTCCGCTCATTTTCCTATTGCTGGTCCTGTGTGTGTCTGCGGCGGAGTTCTCCACTCCGGCAAGGGTGCTCGTCCGCGTCTGGCAATCGCAGGACGGGCTGCCGAGCAACGTCGTGCGCTCGATGGTGCAGGCGGGCGACGGCTATATCTGGGTGGCGACGGCCGAGGGAGTGGCCCGCTTCGATGGTTTTGATTTCGAGCTGGTCGAGCCGGAAGGAGATCTGCGCCGGTACCGCCTGGCATATTCCCGGCTCTTCACGACCCGGAGCGGTGGTGTCTGGGCGGCGACCTATCAAGGGGGGCTCTTCAAGGTAAGCGATGGCCGCATGAAGCGTGTTCTGGACAACCTGCGCCGGCCCGGCCCACCCCGGGTGATGCAGTTGGTGGAGGATGCCGATGGCGGAATTTTCTATAAACGGGGGCAGGAAATCGGGAGAATTTCCGATGACGGAGCCGTGACGGTGGTCACACCCACGGACGGCCTGTTACAGTTGCTTGCCGAGGATCTGAAAAAGCAGGAAACCGGCGGCCGGATCGTGGTGGATGGGAAGAATCCTGAGTTGCATGATCGCTCCGGTGGCGTCTGGACGGTGGGGAGCGCGGGAGGCCTGGCCATCGTGAAGGATGGTGAGGCGCCGATCTCCGTGGACCTGCCCCTGCGTGGCCAGGCCTATGCGGTGAACGAGCTCATGGAGGATTCCGAAGGAAACGTGTGGGTGGCCTCACCCATCAACGGACTTGTCAGGGTCCGTCACGCCCGGGTGGATGTGCTCGATACGAATGAGGACCAGATCGAACGGGCGGTCTGGGCTCTGACGGAGGATCATGCCGGCACGTGGTGGATCGCGAACCGGCGCGGAGGGCTGAACCGGTGGACGACCGGAGAGTCGGAATATGTCCAGCTTTCCAGTTCCCGTTCCGCGTCCGCCATTTTCGAAGACAAGGACTTCAAGCTTTGGGTGGCGTCGCGGGACGGCAGTGTCTACCGGTATGACGACGGCGTGTTCAAACCGCAGTTCGTGAAGACCCAGGTTCCGTCGAAGGTCCGCTCCATCACCCAGGATGAGAAAGGCACCCTGTGGTTCGGCGGCTCGCAGGGATTGGCATCCTACGCGTCGGAGAAGGTCAGGCGCTACGGCAGGGAAGACGGGGTGGGGGATATGGACCTCACGGTGGTCCAGCCGTTTCCCGGCGGGAAGATCATCGCGGGAACAGCCTCCGGGAGAATACTGCTGGGCGATGCGGATGGGTTTGAAACGGTTGCCAAACCGGAAGTTCTCAAGCACCAGTGGGTGTCGGGTATCTATCCTGTTTCCAAAAAGGAAACCTGGGTTTCCACACTTGGCAGCGGTCTGTACCTGTGGAACGGAAAAAAATGGTATTGCTACGATGCGGACGACGGGCTGCCGGATTCGCGTCTGACGTGCGTGCTTGACGATGGCCGTGGCTGCATCTGGCTGGGATCGTTGGGAGGCATTATCCGCGCGGAACGGAAACAGCTTCTGGCCCACGCTGCGGATGCGGAGGCCGCGGTCCAGTGGTTGCGGTTGGATCACACGGACGGACTCCCATCGCGGGAATGCATCGGCGGCTACCAACCCGCCGGATGGCTGGCCCGGGACGGATTGCTTTGGTTTCCCACCGGCAGCGGGATCGCGCGGGTGAGGCCGGATCTGGTCAAACGCAATACCGTGCCACCTCCCGTCTACCTGCAATCCGCGCGCGCGAACGGCGTGCCCCATCCCGTGGTCTCCGGTCCGATCACCACCGAGCCAGGGCGCGCGCGGCTGGAATTCCGTTTCGTCGGACTGAGCTTCAGCGCACCGGAGAAAATCAACTATCGCGCCCGCCTGGCGGGGCTGGATGATTCGTGGCGAGAACTCGGCGACCAGCGGGTCGCGGCATTCGAAGCCGTTCCGCCGGGAAAATACACCTTCGAAGTGATGGCGGTGAATGGTGATGGCCTGCGCAGCGCCGCACCCGCGAGGATCGCGGTGGTGATCGAGCCCCGGTTCTGGGAAACCGCATGGTTCTATGTATCGGTGGGAGCATTGGTCGTTTTCATCGCCGTCGGTTCCGGTTGGGCCGCCGCACGGATGCGGATGAAGAGCCGCATCCAGGCCCTGAAGATCCGCAACGCCCGCGAGGGAGAACGCTCGCGCATCGCCCGCGATCTGCATGACGACCTCGGTGCGAGTCTCACGGAAATATCCATCCTCGCCGCACTGGCTGCCGAAGATGCGGAGAAAACCGCTCTCCAGCCTTCGCTGGACCAGCTCTCCGTGAAGGCCAAACATGTCGTTGGAAGTTTGGACGAAATCGTGTGGGCGGTGAACCCGCGTGAAGACACCCTGCGATCTCTGGTGGAATACATCGCCGCGTTCGCGCGGGAGTTTCTCGACATCGCCCGGGTCCCGCTGCGCACCGACGTGGTACGGGAAATTCCTGAATTCCCGCTTGCGACTCCCCAGCGGCACGGGGTTTTCCTGGCCGCCCGCGAGGCTCTCAACAACATCGTGAAGCATTCCGGTGCGACCGAGGTGCGACTCCGCATCGGGCTCGAAGAAAAAGCCCTGGAAATCCAGATCGAGGACAATGGCTGCGGATTCGAGCCTGACTATGCCGCCGGTGGCGGTGGAAACGGCCTCGGCAATCTCAAGCAACGGATGCAAGAAGCGGGAGGAAACTGCCGTATTGAAACATTCCGTAAACAGGGAACGACCGTTTTCCTGACTCTTCCCTTGTTAACACCCGCAAAACCCCTTTCATAA
- a CDS encoding response regulator — MSISKEQVTDVAIVEDNAALGAGLRKIVESAEDFRCLGVWTSAEEALKKIDAFRPQVVLMDINLPGMSGIEATARIKHHLPELQVIMVTVYRDHDQIFAALKAGASGYLLKRSTPEEVRQAVRDVRSGGAPMSAEIARRVVEAFHQPIKSPEAESVKLSKRETEILEHLTKGLANKEIADRLDISVETVRVHLRRVYEKLHVHSRTEAAMKFRDSKEDKRGPL; from the coding sequence ATGTCGATTTCCAAGGAGCAAGTGACCGATGTCGCGATCGTCGAGGACAATGCCGCACTCGGTGCGGGGCTCCGTAAAATTGTGGAATCCGCCGAAGATTTCCGCTGCCTCGGGGTTTGGACCAGCGCGGAAGAGGCCTTGAAAAAAATCGACGCCTTCCGCCCGCAAGTGGTGCTGATGGACATCAATCTTCCGGGCATGTCCGGAATCGAAGCCACCGCTCGCATCAAACATCATCTTCCGGAACTCCAAGTCATCATGGTCACGGTTTACCGGGATCACGATCAGATCTTCGCGGCGCTGAAAGCGGGAGCTTCCGGATACCTGTTGAAGCGCTCCACTCCGGAGGAAGTTCGTCAAGCGGTCCGGGACGTGCGTTCCGGCGGGGCGCCGATGAGCGCGGAGATCGCCCGGCGGGTGGTGGAAGCGTTCCACCAGCCCATCAAATCACCCGAAGCCGAATCGGTGAAGCTCTCCAAGCGTGAAACGGAGATTCTCGAACACCTGACAAAGGGACTCGCGAACAAGGAGATCGCGGACCGTCTGGATATCAGCGTGGAGACCGTGCGAGTCCATCTCCGCAGGGTTTACGAAAAACTTCATGTACATTCCCGCACCGAAGCGGCGATGAAGTTCCGCGATTCTAAGGAAGACAAGCGCGGGCCGCTGTGA